The Musa acuminata AAA Group cultivar baxijiao chromosome BXJ1-8, Cavendish_Baxijiao_AAA, whole genome shotgun sequence genomic sequence taaaaaaaaatcatctagcAATTCCTTTCAGATTATTTTTCTGCTGAACTTTTGTTTATAATTGTTTGTAATGCATAATTTAAGTGACATTTTAGGTTTTTATCCTTCACAACCAAAGCAATAACAATCTTAAATTATCAGTCCTGTAAAATTATTTTCCAAAAATATTAGCAACCCCAGACAAACATTttcttacatgtttaaaaattagAAGCACTCAATATACATGCGTGCGTACATCTAATGCATTTAGACTCCCTTTAAGTGTAATATGGTGAATAGTGAAATACAAAACCACTATTAAAATTAAACATTTAATAGCATCCACAAGAGATGCTCATATATGCATGTCTTTCTACGGTAATCACATGACACTTTCCTTGAAAAGACCTTGTAAAGCTCTTTCGTGCTTCTTCCCTTATAACACAGAAAAAGACATTGTATTTTTAAAAAGTTTTGCTCTCCAAAGATCACTAGATTTGAAGGTTGTCTCCTTAAAGCCTATTTTCATTTCTCTTCTTGAAATGCATGTGTTAGTGCAAATAGTGTGCCAAACTTCATGTATCACAAAAAGCCTCCATTACAGATTTCGAATGTCAGTCTCTTTAGACAGAAGCCAATAACCCCATATTCACTGTATATATCTTGGTATACATACATATCCACAAAGAAATTTATCCATATAACCATCTAACTCCATTAAAAATTTTTCCCACAAATCTTATCCAACTCATGAAGGCCTTCGCTAATTTTCCTTGTTCTACTACTAGCCAATCCATTTTTCCTTCTACCTCACATTTGTGTTTCTCCAAGTTTGTCCACCTCAGGCTATTAGTTACTATTTTTGAACAGCTGTATCGTTTTCAGTGATCCAAGATCATTTCATTGTCAATTGTTGCTGATTATATGGGCAGTAGGTGTTAGAATTAGAACAAAATTCATCCCTATGGTTTCAAATTGTCAATATCCTGAGAAAATCTTGTAATTCATCTCCTCGATTATGCCAATTTAGTAGCCAGAACCAAATTGCATTGCCAAATGCCATCCTGAAATTGTACCAGTACACTTTTTCTCAAACTCAGGGCAACCAAAGTAAGATTCTTATAAACAGATCATAATAGTTCTGAAACAGAAGAGGACAACTGAATAAACAGATCATACTAGTTCAAAATTTTTCTTTCAGGAAAATAAGACTATTATCAAAGCCGGCAATGCCTAATTTGTATCCACTGTCACAACTCACTCTTCTCAAGgtttttacattttaaaatttttttagtcTAGACTGTCAGAAGTCAAAAATAAACTCAAATATAAACCTAAAATGAATTTCACCAtaaagattcaacaaaaaagATAAAGATTTGATAAGATGACAAAGAACAAGAAGCATACATGTTGGCAGCAGTGTCAAAACACACCCTCCACCACCAGCCCCGGTCAGCTTGGAAGCTAATTTGTACTTCAGCATGGTTCGAAGCACCGTCTCTATAGCAGCATGGCTTACCCCCATGCACTGGAGTAAACCTTGATTCATTTCCATTAACTCCTCTATCTTTTCTTCTCTTGCAGTGATGGATATGTCATCTTGAGCAGGTGATTGTATAATGGCCGATAATTCCTTGCTAATAAAATCGACTGCAGTAAACACAGAAGCCATAGCATCCGGATGCCTGGATGCTCTTTCAGTTACACCAGCAACCAGTGCTTTTGTGTTCCTCCCAACCTTTGTATTAGTGATGAGCATTCTTAGAGGAGCACTCGACTTGATGTGAGTCAACTCACCCGACCTGAACTGAATCATGCCACCTGTTGCATGTGCACTCGAAGTTAAACCATACAACGAAATGGCTCCATAGAAACAAAAAATGacagaaaaaaaatgataacatATGCAATGATCAATTATCAAACTATTGAGAAGGAAGAACCTTATCACACAACTCAAACTTTTTACCCCATAAAATGAAGAGCACAGACGATCATCTCTTCTAGAATGACTATGCCTCAATACGATAGAAAATTATGCAGATTAACACAAGAAGAACACAATTACACGACTCAAACAAGTTAATTAAAGCACCGCAGAAGATTACATACCAAATGTGCTTACGGTGTTATCAATGCCAGATGGCTTTCCATGAATAATCTTTTCCCCTTCGAATGCCCATCTATTCACCAGTTCAAGCTCATTCTTGCTAAATTTAAACCATTCAGTCTGCGAGGTGTCGACGCTTATGGCATCAGATAAAGCAAGCAGAGCACCCGCGACCGAGACGCAGAATGAAGCAGATGAACCAAGCCCCGATCCCAGAGGCAGATCCGACGTGACAACCACTTTTCCTCTCTTGTAGCTGGGAAAACAGAAACAATGAAAAGGCTTAGAATGCATGGattaaagaagagagagagagatgaagcaaATGAGGGGAAGAGAAAAGAGTGTTAGCATGGGTTGATACCCATGGATCGAGGTGTAGAGATAGAGAAAACAGGAAACCCCGGAAGAAAGCCAAAATTTGGCTTCCGGGATGTTCTGTTCTTCGACGAGGGTAGCAATCGACTTGATTCGTCCCGGCGAGCACGAAACTGGGGTTGAAGAATCAGCAAAACCGTCCCCCAACACCTCCTTTAATCTCGAGGACGACCAAGAAAACACCAAGGCCATATCCTTAAGCTCTAATTCTACGGATCCATCACCATTCTCTGGAAAGAACAACACAAGATTTCTACTTCGAGCACAAGGCTAACGAATTCGAAAACCTAAATccctcaacaacaacaaaaaaaaaaaaaaatccgatCTTTAGTCGCACGAAAAATCGACGGCGGAAGAGATCCAAACCAGTGGGAAGGGGGGAATCGAGGCGGAAGGAGACGTGGGTGTAGAGGTCaatggcggcggcgacggcggtgGAGCCGTGGACGACGGCGTGCTCGCCGGAGAGGATGATCTTGCCGGGGGCACGAGCACGGACCTCCGCCATTACCAACGAACGGTGCATGGAAAGCTCACGATCCGAGGCCAAGACCAAGAATCAACAACTGGTAGATTTCAAGCTCGCCCGCCCTTCTCTACTCCATCTCGCTTACCAGATTCTCTCCTACACGTGAACCTCCAACTCCAAAGCAATAAAATTTGGTTGCCTTTCAGGTGGATGTCAGGATCAAAACGAAAACGTTTTCCTCGTCGATCACACGATGCACCCAATAAAAGGAGGACATAAATTTGAGATTTCGAAGCTTAtatggatttctttttcttttttctaaattGTCGTGTGATATTCCAATAAATTTACCCCAATTTTCATACAACAATAATTCTAATAATGCATGTATTATTTGAGCACATCATTTCCCTTTCCCATTCACGATTTTATGGCTGATTCATAATAGTTTTATCCATCCAATCGAGTTGTTAGATTTCAACGTATATTATCGTTGATATTGATAATTTACTTAAGATATGAAAGATAAATCGATCCTTTGCGAGCAGAAATAAAGGGATATCGTAAttgatttcttaatattttaattataaatcacgtaatttatagaatatttgatTCATTGAATGTAAGTAATTAAGGGGAAATAAGTGAGGTTGGTGAGGAAATCACGTGTGCACGCATGTCTATGCTCGTTGTTCACGTGCGGTGGATGTGACCAAGACGGAACGCTCAAATCGAAATATTCGTTTTGAGAcgaagaaaaatgtattatcaaaataaataagtACAAAAATAATACCAAAACTCAATGTCATCGAGTAAAAGGAacctgaagaaaaaaaaaaaaaatatatatatatatatatatatatatataagaaaaatcaAACACAATGTTATATAATATTTATGACTAAGTTAATGATAGTGAACTTTTATAACCTATATaaatttattcaatttttttttcttatttttaatatgaaaataaattggaATATTATAGTCTTTGTTGATACAtccttaatataataaaaaaaatattttaattaaaaaagaatATTAGATGAAGTGGCTCGATTGCCCATCAAACAAAAGAATCAAAGAATCGTTGAACGACCAGCAGCACTTGCCATCATCCACTCTCTCGATCCAGTAGCATCCTGCATATTCCAGCCGGACATGGCAAGGAGGCTTCGAGGAACCCATCAAGTTTCAGTGATACGTCTCACTGTTTGATCCACTCAATTCAGAAGCTTCCTTCGCTTTATTCTACCGAGTTGGGAGTCATGAACGAAGACGACGAGTTCCAAAGCAGGTTTCTTCTTCACCATTATTCCGTCTAAACCAAGTGGTGGAAAAGAGTCGCAGGAAGAGATCATTATTCCCTGCGACGACAATGAAGTATACACGCATCAAAACACAATCTTCCCGTCGTCCAACTTGAGAAGACAGCATATCCTCATCTCCAAAGATGCCATTCTTAATCTGATTCTATATATGCCTCCCTTTACCGATGCTTCTGGGAGAACAGTAGCTATTCGAGAAACCCAAGCCATGAAGCCGTCGCAGATGCCGGGGGAGAGCTCTTGGGGCCATGAAGTCAAGCGAGCAACCATGGCTTTGGTGGGAAGTCTGACGCAGAAGCTACGCGAGAATTCGAGGGCTGGTGCCGGAGCATG encodes the following:
- the LOC103995583 gene encoding mevalonate kinase, translating into MHRSLVMAEVRARAPGKIILSGEHAVVHGSTAVAAAIDLYTHVSFRLDSPLPTENGDGSVELELKDMALVFSWSSSRLKEVLGDGFADSSTPVSCSPGRIKSIATLVEEQNIPEAKFWLSSGVSCFLYLYTSIHGYKRGKVVVTSDLPLGSGLGSSASFCVSVAGALLALSDAISVDTSQTEWFKFSKNELELVNRWAFEGEKIIHGKPSGIDNTVSTFGGMIQFRSGELTHIKSSAPLRMLITNTKVGRNTKALVAGVTERASRHPDAMASVFTAVDFISKELSAIIQSPAQDDISITAREEKIEELMEMNQGLLQCMGVSHAAIETVLRTMLKYKLASKLTGAGGGGCVLTLLPTLLSCTIIDRAIAELDSCGFQCLKAEVGGRGLEICFS